In Anopheles gambiae chromosome 2, idAnoGambNW_F1_1, whole genome shotgun sequence, a single window of DNA contains:
- the LOC1268213 gene encoding arginine kinase 1 isoform X1: MRRSYFQVLQCLRHKRHFAYNRPLVVESVAAVVVGRRICISKPTPTPVAAAAAAPEALLHPPTILLRRSLSIRNKSDTMVDAAVMEKMEAGFAKLAASDSKSLLKKYLTKEVFDALKNKKTSFGSTLLDCVQSGFENPDSGVGIYAPDAEAYSLFADLFDPIIEDYHKGFKKTDKHPASDFGDVNAFGNVDPTGEFVVSTRVRCGRSMEGYPFNPCLTEAQYKEMEGKVSTTLSGLEGELKGKFYPLTGMDKAVQQQLIDDHFLFKEGDRFLQAANACRYWPSGRGIYHNDNKTFLVWCNEEDHLRIISMQMGGDLGQVYRRLVTAVNDIEKRIPFSHHDRLGFLTFCPTNLGTTIRASVHIKVPKLAKDYAKLEATADKYNLQVRGTRGEHSEAEGGIYDISNKRRMGLTEFQAVKEMYDGISEIIKIEKSL; this comes from the exons ATGAGAAGAAGCTACTTCCAGGTGCTGCAGTGCCTGCGGCACAAGAGACACTTTGCATACAATAGGCCACTCGTCGTCGAGTCGGTTGCAGCAGTAGTGGTGGGGCGGCGGATATGCATCAGcaaaccaacaccaacaccagtagcagcagcagcagcagcaccggaagCACTGTTACACCCACCCACGATTTTGCTCCGACGTTCGCTTTCGATTAG AAACAAATCAGACACCATGGTTGACGCAGCTGTTATGGAAAAGATGGAGGCTGGCTTCGCCAAGCTGGCTGCCTCGGACTCCAAGTCCCTGCTGAAGAAGTACTTGACCAAGGAAGTCTTCGACGCTCTGAAGAACAAGAAGACCTCCTTCGGCTCGACTCTGCTGGACTGCGTCCAGTCTG GTTTCGAGAACCCAGACTCCGGCGTCGGCATCTACGCCCCGGACGCTGAGGCGTACTCCCTGTTCGCTGATTTGTTCGACCCGATCATCGAGGACTACCACAAGGGCTTCAAGAAGACCGACAAGCACCCGGCCAGTGACTTCGGTGATGTGAACGCCTTCGGCAACGTCGACCCGACCGGCGAGTTCGTCGTGTCGACCCGCGTCCGTTGCGGTCGCTCGATGGAGGGCTACCCGTTCAACCCCTGCCTGACCGAGGCCCAGTACAAGGAGATGGAGGGCAAGGTGTCGACCACGCTGTCCGGGCTGGAGGGTGAGCTGAAGGGCAAGTTCTACCCGCTGACCGGCATGGACAAGgccgtccagcagcagctgatcgACGATCACTTCCTGTTCAAGGAGGGCGACCGTTTCCTGCAGGCCGCGAACGCGTGCCGCTACTGGCCGTCCGGTCGCGGTATCTACCACAACGACAACAAGACCTTCCTGGTCTGGTGCAACGAGGAGGACCATCTGCGCATCATCTCGATGCAGATGGGTGGCGATCTCGGCCAGGTCTACCGCCGTCTGGTGACCGCCGTCAACGACATCGAGAAGCGCATCCCGTTCTCGCACCACGACCGTCTCGGCTTCCTGACCTTCTGCCCGACCAACCTTGGCACCACCATCCGCGCCTCGGTCCACATCAAGGTGCCGAAGCTGGCCAAGGACTACGCGAAGCTGGAGGCGACCGCCGACAAGTACAACCTGCAGGTGCGCGGTACCCGCGGTGAGCACTCCGAGGCCGAGGGCGGCATCTACGACATCTCCAACAAGCGCCGCATGGGACTGACCGAGTTCCAGGCCGTCAAGGAGATGTACGATGGCATTTCGGAGATCATCAAGATCGAGAAGTCGCTGTAA
- the LOC1268213 gene encoding arginine kinase 1 isoform X3 gives MAAGWRGKFLAVFYGAFALYGIAVVWLYWSGYFELDEPGGNKSDTMVDAAVMEKMEAGFAKLAASDSKSLLKKYLTKEVFDALKNKKTSFGSTLLDCVQSGFENPDSGVGIYAPDAEAYSLFADLFDPIIEDYHKGFKKTDKHPASDFGDVNAFGNVDPTGEFVVSTRVRCGRSMEGYPFNPCLTEAQYKEMEGKVSTTLSGLEGELKGKFYPLTGMDKAVQQQLIDDHFLFKEGDRFLQAANACRYWPSGRGIYHNDNKTFLVWCNEEDHLRIISMQMGGDLGQVYRRLVTAVNDIEKRIPFSHHDRLGFLTFCPTNLGTTIRASVHIKVPKLAKDYAKLEATADKYNLQVRGTRGEHSEAEGGIYDISNKRRMGLTEFQAVKEMYDGISEIIKIEKSL, from the exons ATGGCTGCCGGTTGGCGGGGAAAATTCCTAGCGGTGTTCTACGGTGCGTTCGCACTGTACGGCATCGCCGTCGTTTGGCTCTACTGGAGTGGATACTTCGAGCTGGACGAGCCGGGCGG AAACAAATCAGACACCATGGTTGACGCAGCTGTTATGGAAAAGATGGAGGCTGGCTTCGCCAAGCTGGCTGCCTCGGACTCCAAGTCCCTGCTGAAGAAGTACTTGACCAAGGAAGTCTTCGACGCTCTGAAGAACAAGAAGACCTCCTTCGGCTCGACTCTGCTGGACTGCGTCCAGTCTG GTTTCGAGAACCCAGACTCCGGCGTCGGCATCTACGCCCCGGACGCTGAGGCGTACTCCCTGTTCGCTGATTTGTTCGACCCGATCATCGAGGACTACCACAAGGGCTTCAAGAAGACCGACAAGCACCCGGCCAGTGACTTCGGTGATGTGAACGCCTTCGGCAACGTCGACCCGACCGGCGAGTTCGTCGTGTCGACCCGCGTCCGTTGCGGTCGCTCGATGGAGGGCTACCCGTTCAACCCCTGCCTGACCGAGGCCCAGTACAAGGAGATGGAGGGCAAGGTGTCGACCACGCTGTCCGGGCTGGAGGGTGAGCTGAAGGGCAAGTTCTACCCGCTGACCGGCATGGACAAGgccgtccagcagcagctgatcgACGATCACTTCCTGTTCAAGGAGGGCGACCGTTTCCTGCAGGCCGCGAACGCGTGCCGCTACTGGCCGTCCGGTCGCGGTATCTACCACAACGACAACAAGACCTTCCTGGTCTGGTGCAACGAGGAGGACCATCTGCGCATCATCTCGATGCAGATGGGTGGCGATCTCGGCCAGGTCTACCGCCGTCTGGTGACCGCCGTCAACGACATCGAGAAGCGCATCCCGTTCTCGCACCACGACCGTCTCGGCTTCCTGACCTTCTGCCCGACCAACCTTGGCACCACCATCCGCGCCTCGGTCCACATCAAGGTGCCGAAGCTGGCCAAGGACTACGCGAAGCTGGAGGCGACCGCCGACAAGTACAACCTGCAGGTGCGCGGTACCCGCGGTGAGCACTCCGAGGCCGAGGGCGGCATCTACGACATCTCCAACAAGCGCCGCATGGGACTGACCGAGTTCCAGGCCGTCAAGGAGATGTACGATGGCATTTCGGAGATCATCAAGATCGAGAAGTCGCTGTAA
- the LOC1268213 gene encoding arginine kinase 1 isoform X4, which produces MGGCASKDKKDSKVVENETAAGTGGGTDAEAANGGEGNKSDTMVDAAVMEKMEAGFAKLAASDSKSLLKKYLTKEVFDALKNKKTSFGSTLLDCVQSGFENPDSGVGIYAPDAEAYSLFADLFDPIIEDYHKGFKKTDKHPASDFGDVNAFGNVDPTGEFVVSTRVRCGRSMEGYPFNPCLTEAQYKEMEGKVSTTLSGLEGELKGKFYPLTGMDKAVQQQLIDDHFLFKEGDRFLQAANACRYWPSGRGIYHNDNKTFLVWCNEEDHLRIISMQMGGDLGQVYRRLVTAVNDIEKRIPFSHHDRLGFLTFCPTNLGTTIRASVHIKVPKLAKDYAKLEATADKYNLQVRGTRGEHSEAEGGIYDISNKRRMGLTEFQAVKEMYDGISEIIKIEKSL; this is translated from the exons ATGGGTGGATGCGCCTCGAAGGACAAGAAGGACAGTAAGGTGGTAGAGAATGAGACGGCGGCCGGAACGGGCGGCGGAACCGATGCCGAGGCGGCCAACGGTGGCGAAGG AAACAAATCAGACACCATGGTTGACGCAGCTGTTATGGAAAAGATGGAGGCTGGCTTCGCCAAGCTGGCTGCCTCGGACTCCAAGTCCCTGCTGAAGAAGTACTTGACCAAGGAAGTCTTCGACGCTCTGAAGAACAAGAAGACCTCCTTCGGCTCGACTCTGCTGGACTGCGTCCAGTCTG GTTTCGAGAACCCAGACTCCGGCGTCGGCATCTACGCCCCGGACGCTGAGGCGTACTCCCTGTTCGCTGATTTGTTCGACCCGATCATCGAGGACTACCACAAGGGCTTCAAGAAGACCGACAAGCACCCGGCCAGTGACTTCGGTGATGTGAACGCCTTCGGCAACGTCGACCCGACCGGCGAGTTCGTCGTGTCGACCCGCGTCCGTTGCGGTCGCTCGATGGAGGGCTACCCGTTCAACCCCTGCCTGACCGAGGCCCAGTACAAGGAGATGGAGGGCAAGGTGTCGACCACGCTGTCCGGGCTGGAGGGTGAGCTGAAGGGCAAGTTCTACCCGCTGACCGGCATGGACAAGgccgtccagcagcagctgatcgACGATCACTTCCTGTTCAAGGAGGGCGACCGTTTCCTGCAGGCCGCGAACGCGTGCCGCTACTGGCCGTCCGGTCGCGGTATCTACCACAACGACAACAAGACCTTCCTGGTCTGGTGCAACGAGGAGGACCATCTGCGCATCATCTCGATGCAGATGGGTGGCGATCTCGGCCAGGTCTACCGCCGTCTGGTGACCGCCGTCAACGACATCGAGAAGCGCATCCCGTTCTCGCACCACGACCGTCTCGGCTTCCTGACCTTCTGCCCGACCAACCTTGGCACCACCATCCGCGCCTCGGTCCACATCAAGGTGCCGAAGCTGGCCAAGGACTACGCGAAGCTGGAGGCGACCGCCGACAAGTACAACCTGCAGGTGCGCGGTACCCGCGGTGAGCACTCCGAGGCCGAGGGCGGCATCTACGACATCTCCAACAAGCGCCGCATGGGACTGACCGAGTTCCAGGCCGTCAAGGAGATGTACGATGGCATTTCGGAGATCATCAAGATCGAGAAGTCGCTGTAA
- the LOC1268213 gene encoding arginine kinase 1 isoform X2 — MGGCASKDKKDSKVVENETAAGTGGGTDAEAANGGEGCVSNSMVFLSRNKSDTMVDAAVMEKMEAGFAKLAASDSKSLLKKYLTKEVFDALKNKKTSFGSTLLDCVQSGFENPDSGVGIYAPDAEAYSLFADLFDPIIEDYHKGFKKTDKHPASDFGDVNAFGNVDPTGEFVVSTRVRCGRSMEGYPFNPCLTEAQYKEMEGKVSTTLSGLEGELKGKFYPLTGMDKAVQQQLIDDHFLFKEGDRFLQAANACRYWPSGRGIYHNDNKTFLVWCNEEDHLRIISMQMGGDLGQVYRRLVTAVNDIEKRIPFSHHDRLGFLTFCPTNLGTTIRASVHIKVPKLAKDYAKLEATADKYNLQVRGTRGEHSEAEGGIYDISNKRRMGLTEFQAVKEMYDGISEIIKIEKSL; from the exons ATGGGTGGATGCGCCTCGAAGGACAAGAAGGACAGTAAGGTGGTAGAGAATGAGACGGCGGCCGGAACGGGCGGCGGAACCGATGCCGAGGCGGCCAACGGTGGCGAAGGGTGTGTATCAAACTCGATGGTATTTTTGTCGAG AAACAAATCAGACACCATGGTTGACGCAGCTGTTATGGAAAAGATGGAGGCTGGCTTCGCCAAGCTGGCTGCCTCGGACTCCAAGTCCCTGCTGAAGAAGTACTTGACCAAGGAAGTCTTCGACGCTCTGAAGAACAAGAAGACCTCCTTCGGCTCGACTCTGCTGGACTGCGTCCAGTCTG GTTTCGAGAACCCAGACTCCGGCGTCGGCATCTACGCCCCGGACGCTGAGGCGTACTCCCTGTTCGCTGATTTGTTCGACCCGATCATCGAGGACTACCACAAGGGCTTCAAGAAGACCGACAAGCACCCGGCCAGTGACTTCGGTGATGTGAACGCCTTCGGCAACGTCGACCCGACCGGCGAGTTCGTCGTGTCGACCCGCGTCCGTTGCGGTCGCTCGATGGAGGGCTACCCGTTCAACCCCTGCCTGACCGAGGCCCAGTACAAGGAGATGGAGGGCAAGGTGTCGACCACGCTGTCCGGGCTGGAGGGTGAGCTGAAGGGCAAGTTCTACCCGCTGACCGGCATGGACAAGgccgtccagcagcagctgatcgACGATCACTTCCTGTTCAAGGAGGGCGACCGTTTCCTGCAGGCCGCGAACGCGTGCCGCTACTGGCCGTCCGGTCGCGGTATCTACCACAACGACAACAAGACCTTCCTGGTCTGGTGCAACGAGGAGGACCATCTGCGCATCATCTCGATGCAGATGGGTGGCGATCTCGGCCAGGTCTACCGCCGTCTGGTGACCGCCGTCAACGACATCGAGAAGCGCATCCCGTTCTCGCACCACGACCGTCTCGGCTTCCTGACCTTCTGCCCGACCAACCTTGGCACCACCATCCGCGCCTCGGTCCACATCAAGGTGCCGAAGCTGGCCAAGGACTACGCGAAGCTGGAGGCGACCGCCGACAAGTACAACCTGCAGGTGCGCGGTACCCGCGGTGAGCACTCCGAGGCCGAGGGCGGCATCTACGACATCTCCAACAAGCGCCGCATGGGACTGACCGAGTTCCAGGCCGTCAAGGAGATGTACGATGGCATTTCGGAGATCATCAAGATCGAGAAGTCGCTGTAA
- the LOC1268213 gene encoding arginine kinase 1 isoform X5 translates to MFALWYFSLAMDELRNKSDTMVDAAVMEKMEAGFAKLAASDSKSLLKKYLTKEVFDALKNKKTSFGSTLLDCVQSGFENPDSGVGIYAPDAEAYSLFADLFDPIIEDYHKGFKKTDKHPASDFGDVNAFGNVDPTGEFVVSTRVRCGRSMEGYPFNPCLTEAQYKEMEGKVSTTLSGLEGELKGKFYPLTGMDKAVQQQLIDDHFLFKEGDRFLQAANACRYWPSGRGIYHNDNKTFLVWCNEEDHLRIISMQMGGDLGQVYRRLVTAVNDIEKRIPFSHHDRLGFLTFCPTNLGTTIRASVHIKVPKLAKDYAKLEATADKYNLQVRGTRGEHSEAEGGIYDISNKRRMGLTEFQAVKEMYDGISEIIKIEKSL, encoded by the exons AAACAAATCAGACACCATGGTTGACGCAGCTGTTATGGAAAAGATGGAGGCTGGCTTCGCCAAGCTGGCTGCCTCGGACTCCAAGTCCCTGCTGAAGAAGTACTTGACCAAGGAAGTCTTCGACGCTCTGAAGAACAAGAAGACCTCCTTCGGCTCGACTCTGCTGGACTGCGTCCAGTCTG GTTTCGAGAACCCAGACTCCGGCGTCGGCATCTACGCCCCGGACGCTGAGGCGTACTCCCTGTTCGCTGATTTGTTCGACCCGATCATCGAGGACTACCACAAGGGCTTCAAGAAGACCGACAAGCACCCGGCCAGTGACTTCGGTGATGTGAACGCCTTCGGCAACGTCGACCCGACCGGCGAGTTCGTCGTGTCGACCCGCGTCCGTTGCGGTCGCTCGATGGAGGGCTACCCGTTCAACCCCTGCCTGACCGAGGCCCAGTACAAGGAGATGGAGGGCAAGGTGTCGACCACGCTGTCCGGGCTGGAGGGTGAGCTGAAGGGCAAGTTCTACCCGCTGACCGGCATGGACAAGgccgtccagcagcagctgatcgACGATCACTTCCTGTTCAAGGAGGGCGACCGTTTCCTGCAGGCCGCGAACGCGTGCCGCTACTGGCCGTCCGGTCGCGGTATCTACCACAACGACAACAAGACCTTCCTGGTCTGGTGCAACGAGGAGGACCATCTGCGCATCATCTCGATGCAGATGGGTGGCGATCTCGGCCAGGTCTACCGCCGTCTGGTGACCGCCGTCAACGACATCGAGAAGCGCATCCCGTTCTCGCACCACGACCGTCTCGGCTTCCTGACCTTCTGCCCGACCAACCTTGGCACCACCATCCGCGCCTCGGTCCACATCAAGGTGCCGAAGCTGGCCAAGGACTACGCGAAGCTGGAGGCGACCGCCGACAAGTACAACCTGCAGGTGCGCGGTACCCGCGGTGAGCACTCCGAGGCCGAGGGCGGCATCTACGACATCTCCAACAAGCGCCGCATGGGACTGACCGAGTTCCAGGCCGTCAAGGAGATGTACGATGGCATTTCGGAGATCATCAAGATCGAGAAGTCGCTGTAA
- the LOC1268213 gene encoding arginine kinase 1 isoform X6 — protein MVDAAVMEKMEAGFAKLAASDSKSLLKKYLTKEVFDALKNKKTSFGSTLLDCVQSGFENPDSGVGIYAPDAEAYSLFADLFDPIIEDYHKGFKKTDKHPASDFGDVNAFGNVDPTGEFVVSTRVRCGRSMEGYPFNPCLTEAQYKEMEGKVSTTLSGLEGELKGKFYPLTGMDKAVQQQLIDDHFLFKEGDRFLQAANACRYWPSGRGIYHNDNKTFLVWCNEEDHLRIISMQMGGDLGQVYRRLVTAVNDIEKRIPFSHHDRLGFLTFCPTNLGTTIRASVHIKVPKLAKDYAKLEATADKYNLQVRGTRGEHSEAEGGIYDISNKRRMGLTEFQAVKEMYDGISEIIKIEKSL, from the exons ATGGTTGACGCAGCTGTTATGGAAAAGATGGAGGCTGGCTTCGCCAAGCTGGCTGCCTCGGACTCCAAGTCCCTGCTGAAGAAGTACTTGACCAAGGAAGTCTTCGACGCTCTGAAGAACAAGAAGACCTCCTTCGGCTCGACTCTGCTGGACTGCGTCCAGTCTG GTTTCGAGAACCCAGACTCCGGCGTCGGCATCTACGCCCCGGACGCTGAGGCGTACTCCCTGTTCGCTGATTTGTTCGACCCGATCATCGAGGACTACCACAAGGGCTTCAAGAAGACCGACAAGCACCCGGCCAGTGACTTCGGTGATGTGAACGCCTTCGGCAACGTCGACCCGACCGGCGAGTTCGTCGTGTCGACCCGCGTCCGTTGCGGTCGCTCGATGGAGGGCTACCCGTTCAACCCCTGCCTGACCGAGGCCCAGTACAAGGAGATGGAGGGCAAGGTGTCGACCACGCTGTCCGGGCTGGAGGGTGAGCTGAAGGGCAAGTTCTACCCGCTGACCGGCATGGACAAGgccgtccagcagcagctgatcgACGATCACTTCCTGTTCAAGGAGGGCGACCGTTTCCTGCAGGCCGCGAACGCGTGCCGCTACTGGCCGTCCGGTCGCGGTATCTACCACAACGACAACAAGACCTTCCTGGTCTGGTGCAACGAGGAGGACCATCTGCGCATCATCTCGATGCAGATGGGTGGCGATCTCGGCCAGGTCTACCGCCGTCTGGTGACCGCCGTCAACGACATCGAGAAGCGCATCCCGTTCTCGCACCACGACCGTCTCGGCTTCCTGACCTTCTGCCCGACCAACCTTGGCACCACCATCCGCGCCTCGGTCCACATCAAGGTGCCGAAGCTGGCCAAGGACTACGCGAAGCTGGAGGCGACCGCCGACAAGTACAACCTGCAGGTGCGCGGTACCCGCGGTGAGCACTCCGAGGCCGAGGGCGGCATCTACGACATCTCCAACAAGCGCCGCATGGGACTGACCGAGTTCCAGGCCGTCAAGGAGATGTACGATGGCATTTCGGAGATCATCAAGATCGAGAAGTCGCTGTAA
- the LOC4576731 gene encoding DNA translocase FtsK: MRSHVRGIICCLPIIVALLTFVAVCRGTPVQKSAPGIEILPAAFSNGNGPSYVVVGDNGNQPAAAAAAPLQFQSRIDIPVATTTQQPPTTPIVYQPAPQPAPVQYQQPQPQPVQYQQPQQVQYEQPAPQQVQYQQPVQQYQQPVQQYQQPVQQYQQPVQQYQQPEYQQPASMYYQQQPIQYAQPPAAYSPYNEQQYNRRPRPETSSSSPGFLDTIARAFGLNAGTNSRAPRPATTSSSSGLGLLGMALGLG, translated from the exons ATGCGCTCCCACGTGAGAGGAATCATTTGTTGTTTGCCCATCATCGTGGCGTTGCTTACATTTGTTGCGGTTTGCCGTGGCACACCCGTTCAGAAGTCGGCACCCGGCATCGAGATACTTCCGGCTG CATTTTCCAACGGAAATGGACCAAGCTATGTAGTAGTGGGTGATAACGGAA ATCAACCTGCTGCAGCCGCTGCCGCACCGCTACAGTTTCAATCACGAATAGACATTCCAGTTGCGACAACAACGCAGCAACCCCCAACAACACCGATCGTATATCAACCAGCGCCACAGCCAGCTCCGGTCCAGTATCAGCAACCTCAGCCGCAACCGGTCCAGTATCAGCAACCGCAGCAGGTACAGTATGAACAGCCGGCACCACAGCAGGTCCAGTATCAACAGCCAGTCCAGCAGTATCAACAGCCAGTCCAGCAGTACCAACAGCCAGTCCAACAGTACCAACAGCCTGTCCAGCAATACCAACAACCGGAGTACCAGCAACCAGCTTCAATGTACTACCAGCAGCAACCCATACAATACGCACAACCGCCAGCAGCGTACTCACCGTACAACGAGCAGCAGTACAACCGTCGGCCACGACCGGAAACATCTTCGTCATCCCCAG GCTTCTTGGATACGATTGCCCGAGCGTTCGGTTTAAACGCGGGAACCAACTCTAGAGCTCCGCGGCCTGCTACGACCTCCTCCTCGTCTGGGCTGGGGCTTTTGGGGATGGCACTTGG GCTAGGATAG